A single genomic interval of Daucus carota subsp. sativus chromosome 1, DH1 v3.0, whole genome shotgun sequence harbors:
- the LOC108194177 gene encoding abscisic acid receptor PYL2, whose product MDTNPSSHHGLTTSELSELEPLIQNYHKFDPLPNTCTSLIVHRIQAPAKFVWPFIRRFDNPQKYKHFIKNCSLTAGDGGVGSVREVTVVSGLPASTSTEKLEILDDEKRILSFRVVGGEHRLNNYKSVTSVNEFEDDGGRVYTVVLESYIVDIPEGNTGEDTKMFTDTVVRLNLQKLGVVALAALHGND is encoded by the coding sequence ATGGACACCAACCCCTCCTCCCACCACGGCCTCACCACCTCAGAGCTCTCCGAACTCGAACCCCTCATCCAAAACTACCACAAATTCGACCCCCTCCCCAACACATGCACCTCTCTGATCGTCCACCGCATCCAAGCCCCAGCCAAATTCGTCTGGCCCTTCATTCGCCGCTTCGATAACCCGCAAAAATACAAGCATTTCATCAAGAACTGCAGCCTCACCGCCGGAGACGGCGGCGTGGGGAGCGTCAGGGAGGTCACGGTGGTCTCGGGACTGCCGGCGTCGACGAGCACGGAGAAGCTCGAGATTTTGGATGATGAGAAGAGGATTCTCAGCTTTAGGGTTGTGGGGGGAGAGCACAGGCTGAATAATTATAAGTCGGTGACTTCGGTTAATGAGTTTGAGGATGATGGTGGTAGGGTTTATACGGTGGTGCTGGAAAGCTATATTGTTGATATTCCTGAGGGGAATACTGGGGAGGATACCAAGATGTTTACTGATACTGTTGTGAGGCTCAATCTCCAGAAGCTCGGTGTTGTTGCACTAGCTGCCTTGCATGGAAATGACTAA